Below is a genomic region from Candidatus Methylomirabilis sp..
CGCTGGCCCTGGATGCAGATCATACCTTGATGCTCGATCGGGAGAAGGTCGTGGCGGCTGCTAACCGGCTTGGCCTGGCGATTGTAGCAGATTAGCAGCAGGACGGCGATCGGCCATCAGCCATCAGCTAGAGCTGACGGCTGATGGCTGACAGCTTCCCCGATGAGGCTGATGAGAGGTGGGACGGATCTGGCATGAATAACGGAAAGCCAATTCGAGTCGGTGTGGTGGGTGTCGGCTATGTGGGACACCACCATGCCAGGATCTATTCGGAGCTTCAGGGCGTTGAACTGGTCGGGGTGGTCGATATTAACGAGACTCGCCTGCAGGAGTTGGGGGCGCGGTACCGGATCCAATTATGCCGCGATTATCGCGATCTGCTGGAACGTGTCGATGCCGTCAGCGTGGCGGTGCCGACCCTGCTGCACTATCCGATCGCCAAGGAATTTCTGGAGCATGGGGTAGACGTCCTGGTAGAGAAACCGATCGCGCAGTCCCTCGCGCAGGCCGACGAGCTGGTTGAAATTGCCGGGGTTGGCGATCGAATATTCCAGGTTGGTCATATCGAGCGATTCAACGGCGCGGTCAAGGCGCTCGAGACTATCGTGAGAAGTCCGGGTTTCATCGAATGCCACCGTCTTGGCCCTTTCGCCGACCGCAACACGGATGTTGATGTCGTTCTCGACTTGATGATCCATGACATTGATATCGTACTGAATCTGATCAAGTCGCCTGTCACCGCCGTCACGGCTGTCGGTGTTCCGGTGATCTCCGATCAGGTGGACATCGCGAATGCGCGACTCCAGTTTGAGTCGGGGTGTGTCGCGAACCTGACCGCCAGCCGGGTGAGCGTCGAGCGGGTCCGGCGGATACGCATCTTTCAGCGTGACACCTTCATCTCCCTTGACTACTCCCAGCAGGAGATTGAAGTCTATCATCGCATTCCGGGGGCGGATCCAGCCGCCGCAACCACCCCCACGATCGTGAAGGAAGATATTCCCATTGATAAAGCGGAGCCGCTTCGCGTCGAGCTTGAGAGCTTTGTCGAGTGCGTCCGAGCCAGAAAAAGACCTTTAGTTTCAGGAGAGGACGGTCGGGACGCCTTGAAAGTGGCCTCTCAGATTGTGGAGCGACTGTAGGCCAGATGCGAGATGGCCGAATTTTGATCGTCGCAGGGGAGACCTCAGGAGACCTGCATGCCGCCGATGTGGTTGCTGAGTTGCGGCGACGCGCTCCGCACCTGACTATAGAGGGAATTGGGGGAGATCGGATGCGCCAGGCGGGTGTCCGTCTTTATGCGCATGCAGACGATCTGGCGGTGGTCGGCCTCATCGAGGTTGCCGCCCGGCTCCCTGCTATCTGGCGGGCGTACCGGAGTATGATCCGGTACTTGCGCGACAGACGCCCTGATCTGGTGATCCTTGTGGACTTTCCGGATTTCAACCTGAAGCTCGCCCGCCGGGCATTTCGACTTGGCATCCCCGTCGTTTACTTCATCAGTCCGCAGGTGTGGGCTTGGCGTGCCGGCCGGGTACGGTCGATTGCGAAGTATATCCGACGCCTCCTGGTCATCTTTCCCTTTGAGGAAGGGTTCTATCGCGAAAGAGGGGTCGAGGCGTTGTATGTCGGTTACCCGCTTCTGGAGCGGTTGACATCTTCACCGTCAATGGATGAGGCGCGGCGCCGCCTGGAGTTGGATGGGGCGGCCCCAGTGTTGGGGCTCTTGCCGGGCAGTCGCGTGGGTGAGCTCACGCGGCATCTACCCCTTTTGCTCAGATCGATCAGGCCGCTGATGGTTGAGCTGCCTGATCTTCGCGTCATCATCGCTGCGGCCGACGGTCTTCCCCTCGACCTCATCGGATCCTATGTGAATCAAGCGGCTGTCCCGGTGAGAGTGGTACAGGGGCGGACCTATGAGGTCATGGCTGCCTCGGACCTGATCCTTGCGGCTTCTGGCACCGCGACCCTGGAGGCGGCCATCATCGGTACCCCGATGGTGATCGTGTATCGTCTCGCATTTCTCTCGTGGCTGCTGGGCCGTGTATTGATCAGGGTTCCGTACATCGGCATGGTGAATCTGGTGGCGGGAAGACGAGTTGTGCCTGAGCTGATCCAATTTCACGCGACGCCGGAGCGGATCGCTGATGAAGCGCGCCGGCTGCTCCTGTCGGCAGAGCAACGCCTCCGGATGCGGCAGGAACTCCAGCAGGTGCGTAATCGATTGGGGCCGCCGGGCGCCCTGGGTCGGACGGTAGATGCTATCCTTGAGTGCTTGCAGTCCGACGCTGGGGAGGAGATGGCGGTCCAGAGAGGGTAATGGGGAAGTCATCCTTTTCCCGAGCGGTCGCTGCGCTCAGGGAAGATCGCCGTATTCTGCGTATTGTCCCATGGCTTGCTGCGAGGCTCATGCAATGCCTCTTTCGACTGCTTCGTGTTATTCATGTGGGCCGTGCGTACCCGGAAAGCTGCTGGGCAAAGGGAGAGCGAATCATCGTGGTCTTCTGGCACGGCCGGCTCCTGATGATGCCCTTTGTCTATCCCGGGAAACCTGGAGCGCTCCTCGTCAGTCAGCATCGGGATGGGGAGTATTTCAGCAGAATTGCCACGATTCTCGGGTTCGAGGTGATTCGAGGCTCAGCAACACGGGGCGGCATGCGCGCCCTCAAGCAGATGATTCGCGCCATCAAAGGAGGGCTGAATCTGGTTGTCACCCCGGATGGCCCAAAGGGACCGCGAGCAAAGGTCAGACTCGGCGTCATCGAGGTAGCGAAGCTGACAGGGGCTCCCATTGTGCCGGTGAGCTTTAGCGCGTCGCGACGCCGATTCCTGAGGAGTTGGGACGCCTTCCTCGTGCCGGTTCCGTTCTCCCGCGCCGTGTATATCTGGGGAGAACCGATGTATGTTCCTCTGACGACGACCAAGGATGAGATGGCAAAGCATCAGGAAGCCCTCGAGGAGCGCCTCGATCTGCTCACGATGAAAGCCGACGATTACTTTAGGGCGGATCTGTAACTACCGGTACGTATGGCGTCTATTGCGTGTCTTGCGTCTCAGGCAGTGCCACAACAACGCAATCCACGCCGCACGCAATGAGCGCATATGTATTCTGCCTACTCCCTTCTGCTGACCATCGTTCTGCTTGCCTGGGCACCCTCTGTCCTTTTGAGGGCCCTTCGATACCCCCGCTACAGGGAAGGATGGCGGGAGCGTCTGGGTTGTTACCCTGAAGCCCTGGTCTCGCGGCTTCACGCGGTTCGACCTGTCTGGATACATGCCGTCTCGGTGGGGGAGGTCGGCGCTGCCTCCATCCTGGCTCATCTCTGGACAGCTCGACGGCCAGTGCTACCGCTTCTGGTCTCGACGGTAACCGGAACCGGACGAGAGGTTGCTAGACGAACGTTTCCGCAGGCGGCGGCAGTGGTGTACTTTCCGATCGATCTCCCGATGGCCGTTCATCGAACTCTGGCCACTGTGAGACCCCGACTCATCCTCCTGACGGAGACGGAAATCTGGCCAAATTTCCTCCACAAATGTGCTGCTTCGAAGGTTCCGGTTGCTATCATCAATGGTCGGATATCTGCGCGCTCGTTTGCACGCTACTGCCTCGTCCGACCCTTTATCCGCCGGATTCTTCAGTGCGTTGATCTCTTTTGTATGCAAACCGACACAGACGCCGAGCGGATTCTTGCGCTGGGCGCCAGTCCTGAGCGAGTGCATGTAGTGGGCAATCTCAAGTTCGATGCAGCCTCCCCCGCTGATGCCTCATCGCTTGCCGAGCAGTGGCGTCGGGAGCTTCACATCGAAGTCGAGCGGCCGGTTTTGGTGGCAGGAAGCACCCATGCAGGCGAGGAGGAGGTGTTGCTCCAGGTCTTTCGCCGTCTGCGCAGCGAGTTTCCGGATCTTCTGCTGATCCTGGCGCCACGTCATCCCGAGCGGGTGGCCCAGGTGGAGACGGTAGTGGTCGGCCAAGGACTCACCGCAGTGAGACGGAGCGCCTTCGCTCAAGAAAGGGATGGCGCAAAGGAGGTGATCCTCGTGGACACCGTCGGTGAGTTGTCGACGCTGTACGCGGTGGGGAGCATCAGCTTTGTCGGAGGGAGCCTCGTACCCAGAGGCGGCCACAACCTGCTTGAGCCGGCTCTGCACGGTTGCCCGGTTCTGTTCGGTCCCCATATGGAGAATTTCATTGAGGCGAGTGCGTACTTTGTCGAGCAGGGGGCGGCTATCCAGGTCGGCGATGCAGCGGACCTCAACCGACAGCTTGCCCGACTCCTGCGCGATCCTGCCGCCAGGGAGAAGATGGGTCAAGCGGCAATGGCAGCTTTAGCAGCCCATCAGGGCGCGTGCGAGCGGACAGTGGCCCTTCTGGAGCGGCTCGTGTTGTGAAAGGCATAGAAGCGCTCTCAGCCTGGACGCTGCACTGCATGGCGGAGGCATCGGAGCAATGGACCGCTCACGCCTGGCTGACGTGCTTACGTCCGGCTTCGCATGTGTATGGGGCAGTCGTCTCGCTTCGGGCCGCGCTCTTTGCGTCCGGCCTCGTGAGGAGCCGCCGACTTCCAGTTCCGGTGCTGAGCGTTGGAAACTTAAGTGTCGGCGGAAGCGGGAAGACCCCGTTCGTTGAGATGTTGGCCGCTCGGCTGCACGAGCGGGGCCAGCGGGTCGTCATCATTTTACGGGGGTATCGAGGTGGTTCGAAGAAGCCAACGATCGTCAGCGACGGCAAGAGGCTGCGGTGTGAGCCGCCGGTCGCCGCCGACGAGGCCTATCTGCTGGCTAGGCATCTGCCGGGCGTCGCTGTCTTGACCGGAGCCGACCGATACCGAGTTGGTGAGATTGCTCTTGAACAGGTGGACCCCAGCGTCATCATTCTGGATGACGGGTTTCAGCATCTCAGACTCTACCGCGATCTGGATATTGTTCTGGTTGATGCGGTCAATCCTCTTGGATACGGTCGGTTGTTGCCGTCGGGGTTGTTGCGGGAGCCGCCGGAGGCGTTCGGACGGGCCGATATCGTGGTCATCACCCACGCTGACGCCGTACACGACCTGGACGCCGCCATACTGGCAATCCGGCGGTATGCGCCGTCCACTCCGATTGCCCTGGCTGTCCATCGGCCTGTCAGTCTCATCGATGTCAGGAGCGGAGAACGCCTGGGCCTTGAACGTCTCACCGGCCAGCGGCTGTCGGCAGTCTCCGGTATTGCCAGTCCGAGCCGGTTTGAGGCCACCCTGATTCAGCTTGGGGGCTTCGTTGCGGCTCACCGTACCTTCCCCGATCACCATCGCTACAGCCCCGCTGATCTGGAGATCATCAACGAAGCGGTCAAAAATAGCGGTGCCTCCATGGTAGTCACCACAGAAAAGGATATGGTAAAATTGATGTGCTTGGACCTCGCAAAGGTGGGCGCACCGCTCTACGCCCTGTCGATCTCACTCGAATTGGTAGAAGGGGCGGAGGTGTTGGATGCCATGTTGAGCCGCCTGGTAAAACCGAGTGCCTCATGAAGCCCAAAACCAAGGACGGCGTTGCTGCCTACCTCGAATACCTCCTCGTGGCAGGACTCGCGAAGGGATTATTGTATCTGCCGTCTTCCATGGCCTACTCTGTAGGCGAGGGATTGGCGGCGCTCCTCTATCGCTTTGACAACAAACATCGGCTCATTGCCCAGGAGAACCTGTGTCGGGCCTTCAAAGACGAGCTTTCCGCTTCGGAGATTGCCGAACTCGCGCGCTCGTCCTTCATCAACCTCGGCCGAACCGTTGTTGAGACCTGTCGGATTCTCAAGATCGACCGGGAGAACTTTCGGCAATTCATCCGGATCGAAGGGTATGAGCACTTCCAGCAGGCCAAGCGTCGAGGGAAAGGGATTATTTACATCACCGCGCACCTGGGTTCATGGGAACTGCTTCCGCTCGCATCCGCCCTTATGGGGGAGCCGTTATCTATTGTGACGCGCCCTCTGGATAACCCATACCTTGATAGGACAATCAACCGGTTACGGGCCGTCCGGGGAACGAGGGTGTTAGCTAAGAAATTGGTGATGCCGGCGCTGGTGCAGGCGCTGCTTCGTGGGGAGAGCGTCGGGATCCTCATGGATCAAAACATCACCTGGAAAGAGGGGGTGTTTGTCGATTTCTTTGGTACGCCGGCCTGCACGGCTCTGGCGCCTGCACTGCTCGCCCTCAGAACCGACGCATCGGTGCTTCCCGCCGCCATCATGCGGTGCGGACGGGACCGGCATACCATTGTTGTGGAGAAAGAGATCCCCTTAATCAGGACAGGGCGTCTGAGGACAGACATCGTTGCCAACACCGCCTCCTTCACCAGGGCCATCGAGGCGTTCGTTCGTAGGGAGCCGGCCCAGTGGCTCTGGGTCCATCGAAGATGGAAAACGCAACCGCGTGCCACGTGCCGGATTCCGAATCTGGAATCAGGAATCGAACACCTGGAATCTAGCGTTGCGAGGCAAAACCCGACACAATGAGTGTAGCGACACTTCGTATCAGACGGACCTTCGAACCGGATCGGCTTCGATCCATCCTGGTCGCAAGTCCTAATTGGTTGGGCGACGCGGTCCTCGCTCTGCCTGCGCTCGCTAATCTTCGCCGCTCCTTTTCCGGCGCAAGAATCTCACTCCTCGTGCGCCCGTGGCTGAGCCAACTGTTTCGATCCTCGCCGTTTATCGACGAGCTCGTTGAGCTGCCACGCAAGGGTGAATTGATGTGGGCGGCGACAGCGCTGCGGCAACGAGACTATGAATTGGCCTTGCTTTTGCCGAACAGTTTTCGGACAGCGCTGATCAGTCGGCTGGCAGGAATTCCGCATCGGGTCGGGTATGTGGCCGATGGACGGGGGTCTCTTTTGACGGTTGGGGTATGTCCCGCTGGCGGGAAGGCGCTGCATCAGGCAGATTCCTACCTTGGCCTGCTTCGAGCGCTGAAGTGGGATGCGTGGTCGCGTCCGACAGGGTGTCTGCTTCCGCCTGGAAGCGACGCGGCAGCAGAGAAGTTGCTCACCGATTTGGGGCTCCCCTCTCACACACTGTTCATTGGCATGACCCCAGGCGCTGCCTATGGGACGGCAAAGCGTTGGCCGGCTGACCGGTTTGCCGCAGCCGCCGATCTTTTGATTGATCGTCTTGGAGCCACCATCCTGTTATTCGGTTCGCCGAGGGAAGCCTCGTTAACGCGAGCCATCCGCGAGCGGATGCGCAGAGTTGCCATTGACTTGGGCGGGCGGACGACGCTGACTGAATTGGCCGGCCTGATCAGTCGGTGCGCGACGCTCCTCACGAACGATACGGGGGCCATGCACCTGGCCTCCGCCTTGGGGATCCCGTGCGTCGCCCTGTTCGGCCCGACGGATCCTCGTCGCACAGGTCCTCTCGGCTCCGGACATCAGATTCTTCACGATTCGCCGGCCTGCAGTCCGTGTCGCTACCGCGACTGCCCGATCGACCATCGATGCATGCAGACGCTGGACGTGGAGAGGGTCGTGGCCGCGGTGGAGGCCCTTCTCATGCGGTCAACCTCTACCACCGACAAGACCGTCCGGCGGCGGCCCGCGGTCTTTCTGGACCGGGACGGTACGATCAATGTCGAGATAGGGTCGATCCAACGCCCGGACCTGATGAGACCGATTCCTGGAGCGGCAGAAGCGTTGAAACGTCTTGGCGAGGAAGGGTATCTGCGGATCGTGGTCAGCAACCAGGCGCGAGTGGCCCGAGGGGACGCAACGGAAGAGCTGGTTGAAGCGAATCAGCAGCAGCTCTTGCGACTGCTCGAAGCGGATGGGGGGGGAGTGGATGCCTTCTACTACTGCCCTCACCACCCTCGGGAAGGGCGCTTTCCTTACAGACGGGCCTGTCAGTGCCGCAAGCCTGCTCCCGGGTTGATTCAGCAGGCGGTCTTTGAGCAGCAGGTAGACATGGAGCGATCGTACGTCGTAGGGGATAAGGTGAGCGACATGCTGTTGGCGGATCGGTTGGGCCTCCCTTCGGTGTTGGTCCTGACCGGCTACGGACGCGAGTCATTGGATAGCCTTCATGCGGCGGGAGGTCCGATGCCTGCGCATACGGCTCAAGATCTGCTGGGCGCCACCGAGTGGATTGTGCAACAGAGCGGCCGAGGATGAGGAGCGCTGTATCTTCGAGCAGCGCTGTGCCGATGGAACAGGTGCAGCGCATCCTCATCATCAAGCCGAGTTCGATCGGCGATGTGGTGAATGCGCTCCCGTTCCTCAGCTCCCTCAGGCGGCGGTACCCTGATCGGTACATCGCATGGCTGGTGGAGGAGGAGGCGGCAGAGCTGCTGCTGGGCCATCCCTTGTTGGATCGGGTCATCGTGTCAGGTCGCAGACGATGGGGACGGGAGGTGCGGACCCCCTTCCGCGAGTCGAAGATGCTGCGAGAGATCGCTGCGCTCATCGCTGAGCTCCGCCAAGGTCGGTATGACCTCATTATCGATTTACAGGGACTGCTGAAAAGCGCTCTCATGGTGGTCTGTGCCGGCGCGCGATTTCGGGTCGGTCTCGCGGGGGCCCGCGAGGGGAGCGAGCGCGTGTTGACGCACGTGGTGCCGCTTCCACCCGGGCCGCTGCATGCCGTGGACCGATACCTGGAAGCCGCCAGGTTCTTGGGAGCAGACCCACTATCGAAGGCGTTCGTGTTTCCTTCCCGACCCGATGACGGAGCGAGGGCTGAGGCGCTCCTGGCTGAGGCAGAGGTGAAGCCGAATGCTTTAGTGGTCGCCCTGAATCCTCAGGCGCGTTGGCGGACGAAACTCTGGGAAGAGGAGCGGTTCGCGCGCGTGGGGGAACTGCTGGCGCGTCAGTATGGGGCTAGGATCCTTGTGATCGGGTCTTCCTCGGATCTTCCATTGGCCAGGCGTCTGGCAAGCCAGATGGACCCGGCCCCGTTCGTGGCGGCGGGTCGGACTGATCTCAAGGTCCTGATCGCCCTCCTAAGGCGGATCGACCTGCTGGTGACGGTCGATTCCGGTCCCATGCACGTGGCGGCAGCGCTCGGAACCCCCCTCGTTGCACTCTTCGGCCCAACCGATCCACGTCTCATCGGTCCCTACCGAGGCGACCTGTCTGCC
It encodes:
- a CDS encoding lysophospholipid acyltransferase family protein — encoded protein: MGKSSFSRAVAALREDRRILRIVPWLAARLMQCLFRLLRVIHVGRAYPESCWAKGERIIVVFWHGRLLMMPFVYPGKPGALLVSQHRDGEYFSRIATILGFEVIRGSATRGGMRALKQMIRAIKGGLNLVVTPDGPKGPRAKVRLGVIEVAKLTGAPIVPVSFSASRRRFLRSWDAFLVPVPFSRAVYIWGEPMYVPLTTTKDEMAKHQEALEERLDLLTMKADDYFRADL
- the lpxK gene encoding tetraacyldisaccharide 4'-kinase; the encoded protein is MKGIEALSAWTLHCMAEASEQWTAHAWLTCLRPASHVYGAVVSLRAALFASGLVRSRRLPVPVLSVGNLSVGGSGKTPFVEMLAARLHERGQRVVIILRGYRGGSKKPTIVSDGKRLRCEPPVAADEAYLLARHLPGVAVLTGADRYRVGEIALEQVDPSVIILDDGFQHLRLYRDLDIVLVDAVNPLGYGRLLPSGLLREPPEAFGRADIVVITHADAVHDLDAAILAIRRYAPSTPIALAVHRPVSLIDVRSGERLGLERLTGQRLSAVSGIASPSRFEATLIQLGGFVAAHRTFPDHHRYSPADLEIINEAVKNSGASMVVTTEKDMVKLMCLDLAKVGAPLYALSISLELVEGAEVLDAMLSRLVKPSAS
- the lpxB gene encoding lipid-A-disaccharide synthase, which translates into the protein MRDGRILIVAGETSGDLHAADVVAELRRRAPHLTIEGIGGDRMRQAGVRLYAHADDLAVVGLIEVAARLPAIWRAYRSMIRYLRDRRPDLVILVDFPDFNLKLARRAFRLGIPVVYFISPQVWAWRAGRVRSIAKYIRRLLVIFPFEEGFYRERGVEALYVGYPLLERLTSSPSMDEARRRLELDGAAPVLGLLPGSRVGELTRHLPLLLRSIRPLMVELPDLRVIIAAADGLPLDLIGSYVNQAAVPVRVVQGRTYEVMAASDLILAASGTATLEAAIIGTPMVIVYRLAFLSWLLGRVLIRVPYIGMVNLVAGRRVVPELIQFHATPERIADEARRLLLSAEQRLRMRQELQQVRNRLGPPGALGRTVDAILECLQSDAGEEMAVQRG
- a CDS encoding glycosyltransferase family 9 protein — its product is MEQVQRILIIKPSSIGDVVNALPFLSSLRRRYPDRYIAWLVEEEAAELLLGHPLLDRVIVSGRRRWGREVRTPFRESKMLREIAALIAELRQGRYDLIIDLQGLLKSALMVVCAGARFRVGLAGAREGSERVLTHVVPLPPGPLHAVDRYLEAARFLGADPLSKAFVFPSRPDDGARAEALLAEAEVKPNALVVALNPQARWRTKLWEEERFARVGELLARQYGARILVIGSSSDLPLARRLASQMDPAPFVAAGRTDLKVLIALLRRIDLLVTVDSGPMHVAAALGTPLVALFGPTDPRLIGPYRGDLSAGQAGGVVLRVPLPCSPCSKRRCQIEADRLCMRSISVEEVAEAASALLTTGQTCRTGRDLL
- a CDS encoding lysophospholipid acyltransferase family protein translates to MKPKTKDGVAAYLEYLLVAGLAKGLLYLPSSMAYSVGEGLAALLYRFDNKHRLIAQENLCRAFKDELSASEIAELARSSFINLGRTVVETCRILKIDRENFRQFIRIEGYEHFQQAKRRGKGIIYITAHLGSWELLPLASALMGEPLSIVTRPLDNPYLDRTINRLRAVRGTRVLAKKLVMPALVQALLRGESVGILMDQNITWKEGVFVDFFGTPACTALAPALLALRTDASVLPAAIMRCGRDRHTIVVEKEIPLIRTGRLRTDIVANTASFTRAIEAFVRREPAQWLWVHRRWKTQPRATCRIPNLESGIEHLESSVARQNPTQ
- a CDS encoding Gfo/Idh/MocA family oxidoreductase codes for the protein MNNGKPIRVGVVGVGYVGHHHARIYSELQGVELVGVVDINETRLQELGARYRIQLCRDYRDLLERVDAVSVAVPTLLHYPIAKEFLEHGVDVLVEKPIAQSLAQADELVEIAGVGDRIFQVGHIERFNGAVKALETIVRSPGFIECHRLGPFADRNTDVDVVLDLMIHDIDIVLNLIKSPVTAVTAVGVPVISDQVDIANARLQFESGCVANLTASRVSVERVRRIRIFQRDTFISLDYSQQEIEVYHRIPGADPAAATTPTIVKEDIPIDKAEPLRVELESFVECVRARKRPLVSGEDGRDALKVASQIVERL
- a CDS encoding 3-deoxy-D-manno-octulosonic acid transferase, whose translation is MYSAYSLLLTIVLLAWAPSVLLRALRYPRYREGWRERLGCYPEALVSRLHAVRPVWIHAVSVGEVGAASILAHLWTARRPVLPLLVSTVTGTGREVARRTFPQAAAVVYFPIDLPMAVHRTLATVRPRLILLTETEIWPNFLHKCAASKVPVAIINGRISARSFARYCLVRPFIRRILQCVDLFCMQTDTDAERILALGASPERVHVVGNLKFDAASPADASSLAEQWRRELHIEVERPVLVAGSTHAGEEEVLLQVFRRLRSEFPDLLLILAPRHPERVAQVETVVVGQGLTAVRRSAFAQERDGAKEVILVDTVGELSTLYAVGSISFVGGSLVPRGGHNLLEPALHGCPVLFGPHMENFIEASAYFVEQGAAIQVGDAADLNRQLARLLRDPAAREKMGQAAMAALAAHQGACERTVALLERLVL
- the waaF gene encoding lipopolysaccharide heptosyltransferase II translates to MSVATLRIRRTFEPDRLRSILVASPNWLGDAVLALPALANLRRSFSGARISLLVRPWLSQLFRSSPFIDELVELPRKGELMWAATALRQRDYELALLLPNSFRTALISRLAGIPHRVGYVADGRGSLLTVGVCPAGGKALHQADSYLGLLRALKWDAWSRPTGCLLPPGSDAAAEKLLTDLGLPSHTLFIGMTPGAAYGTAKRWPADRFAAAADLLIDRLGATILLFGSPREASLTRAIRERMRRVAIDLGGRTTLTELAGLISRCATLLTNDTGAMHLASALGIPCVALFGPTDPRRTGPLGSGHQILHDSPACSPCRYRDCPIDHRCMQTLDVERVVAAVEALLMRSTSTTDKTVRRRPAVFLDRDGTINVEIGSIQRPDLMRPIPGAAEALKRLGEEGYLRIVVSNQARVARGDATEELVEANQQQLLRLLEADGGGVDAFYYCPHHPREGRFPYRRACQCRKPAPGLIQQAVFEQQVDMERSYVVGDKVSDMLLADRLGLPSVLVLTGYGRESLDSLHAAGGPMPAHTAQDLLGATEWIVQQSGRG